In the genome of Aspergillus flavus chromosome 8, complete sequence, one region contains:
- a CDS encoding uncharacterized protein (of unknown function-domain containing protein) — MGIISFPLNHPHCFYAMDQSEKRKFEQPTPYPEYGLDNTDKRRRVVGPTLPLSNPADDDTLDSNGENESSDDDDIGPCLPPSGPMETKLVDAKTHGDTPYDPLTEQGHAGEDRSHRDEWMLQPPGSSGRTARVDPTKLRSRKFQSGRSASNSQSGEVDSSWTETPEQKMKRLQDKVMGVSIFGANKDQVTRPARVSQAMQDRIQKYNDAKRKENAAGNMLQPLEECKNFEEDDASSRPFDKEKDMAISSKITNSQRREMINRAADFGSRFSKGNYL; from the exons ATGGGTATTATTTCCTTCCCTCTTAACCATCCACATTGTTTTTATGCAATGGATCAAAGTGAGAAACGAAAGTTCGAGCAACCGACACCATATCCCGAATATGGTCTTGACAATACCGACAAACGACGGAGGGTAGTCGGACCAACATTGCCTTTATCAAATCCTGCAGACGATGACACACTAGACTCTAATGGCGAAAATGAAAGCAGtgacgacgatgacatcGGTCCGTGTTTACCACCCTCGGGACCTATGGAGACCAAATTAGTGGATGCCAAGACACATGGCGACACTCCATATGACCCATTGACTGAGCAAGGTCATGCTGGCGAAGATCGAAGTCATCGAGATGAGTGGATGTTACAGCCACCAGGGTCAAGTGGAAGGACTGCAAGGGTGGATCCAACCAAACTGAGGAGTAGAAAGTTTCAAAGTGGAAGATCAGCATCAAATTCCCAATCAGGGGAGGTAGATTCGTCTTGGACGGAAACGCCAGAGCAAAAAATGAAACGTTTACAAGATAAAGTCATGGGTGTTAGCATATTTGGTGCAAACAAAGATCAAGTAACTCGACCTGCCAGAGTATCACAGGCCATGCAGGACAGAATCCAAAAGTACAAT GATGCAAAACGGAAAGAAAATGCAGCTGGAAATATGTTACAACCTCTCGAGGAATGTAAAAATTTCGAGGAGGACGATGCTAGCAGTCGCCCCTTTGataaagagaaggatatgGCTATCTCCTCTAAGATAACCAACTCCCAGCGTCGGGAGATGATTAATAGGGCCGCTGACTTTGGTTCTCGGTTCAGTAAGGGAAATTACCTATAA
- a CDS encoding alanyl-tRNA synthetase, cytoplasmic, whose protein sequence is MRAPKLLRDGQLALTHLLSPPRSNPRTFYHLHTSPPPPPLRSALSANTISAPLRMNSNIQSSPEWTAKSVRDAFIQYFQKNGHTFVASAPVVPHSDPTLLFTNAGMNQFKSIFLGTVDPQSDFANLKSAVNTQKCIRAGGKHNDLDDVGKDSYHHTFFEMLGNWSFGDYFKKEAINYSWELMTKIYGLDPQRLYVTYFEGSKEGGLSPDLEAKELWKAVGVPEDHILPGNMKDNFWEMGDQGPCGPCSEIHYDRIGGRNASNLVNQDDPNVLEIWNNVFIQYNRESDRSLKPLPNKHVDTGMGFERLVSVLQNKSSNYDTDVFSPLFQTIKDITGARPYQGRFGVEDADGIDTAYRVVADHVRTLTFAISDGVAPNNEGRGYVIRRVLRRGARYARKYFRVEIGNFFSKIVPTLVDQMGDMFPEVKRKQQDVMEILDEEEISFAKTLDRGERQFEHYAQQAKAKGDDKLHGADVWRLYDTFGFPVDLTRIMAEERGLRIDDTEFEEARSRAKEASKGQKKAAADTVKLDVHDLGKLEKMNDVPKTNDSAKFDRGNITAQVKAIYHGKSFHLSTEQIPEGDQLGLILDRTNFYAEQGGQENDTGRIVIDGQAELEVGDVQLYAGYVLHTGFMKYGSLSVGDEVICEYDELRRWPIRNNHTGTHILNFALKEVLGDGVEQKGSLVAAEKLRFDFSHKSPVTDKDLERIEDISTEYIRQNCAVYSQEVPLATARQISGVRAVFGETYPDPVRVVSVGVELEEILKNVKDPRWEKVSIEFCGGTHVQKTGDIKELVILEESGIAKGIRRIIAVTGEDAHEVQRVALGFEKRLDRLEAMALGPEKEQDAKQIQVDLSQLLISAVQKSRFRERFAHINKQIIDSQKAQQKLESKKALEAITSYFENPENKDKSWLVARLPISANAKAVSESLNHVKSKLQDKTVYVLAADSNQGRVVHGCYMSKAISDQGASASDWAAIVSTAVGGKAGGKGPTSIGNGTNPDKTDEAIALASDYLSKFKL, encoded by the exons ATGCGAGCCCCTAAGCTTTTGAGGGATGGGCAACTGGCTTTGACTCATCTGCTGTCGCCCCCTAGGTCAAACCCCAGAACATTCTACCATCTTCAcacttcccctccccctcccccactTCGAAGTGCGTTATCTGCAAACACCATCTCAGCACCATTAAGAATGAATTCAAATATACAAAGTAGTCCAGAGTGGACTGCAAAATCTGTTCGGGATGCATTTATTCAATATTTCCAAAAAAATGGACATACTTTCG TTGCATCGGCTCCTGTGGTTCCTCACTCGGATCCAACCTTGCTTTTTACGAATGCCGGAATGAATCAGTTCAAGTCGATTTTCTTAGGCACCGTGGATCCACAATCTGATTTTGCGAACCTGAAGAGCGCGGTCAATACACAAAAG TGCATCCGTGCCGGTGGTAAGCATAAT GATCTGGACGATGTGGGAAAGGACAGCTATCATCAT ACCTTCTTTGAGATGCTTGGTAACTGGAGTTTTGGCGACTACTTCAAGAAGGAAGCGATCAATTACTCTTGGGAACTCATGACAAAGATATACGGATTGGATCCTCAACGGCTATATGTTACCTACTTCGAGGGGAGCAAGGAGGGTGGCCTCTCACCCGACCTGGAAGCCAAGGAGCTATGGAAAGCAGTGGGTGTTCCGGAAGACCACATTCTTCCTGGGAATATGAAAGACAATTTCTGGGAAATGGGTGATCAGGGCCCCTGTGGACCTTGCAGCGAAATCCACTATGACAGGATTGGGGGCCGCAATGCCTCCAACCTCGTCAATCAGGATGATCCCAATGTTCTTGAGATCTGGAATAACGTTTTCATCCAGTACAACCGTGAGTCAGACCGGTCTTTGAAGCCCCTCCCGAATAAGCATGTCGACACTGGCATGGGCTTTGAGCGTTTGGTCTCGGTACTCCAAAATAAGTCATCAAATTATGACACCGATGTGTTTTCTCCGTTATTCCAAACCATTAAGGACATCACTGGAGCACGGCCGTATCAGGGACGATTTGGTGTTGAAGATGCGGACGGAATCGACACGGCCTACAGGGTTGTAGCAGATCATGTTCGAACCCTGACATTTGCCATTTCAGATGGCGTCGCACCGAATAACGAGGGCCGTGGCTATGTGATTCGTCGGGTTCTTCGCAGAGGTGCACGGTATGCCAGAAAATACTTCAGGGTCGAAAttggcaatttcttttccaaGATCGTACCGACCCTTGTGGATCAGATGGGTGACATGTTTCCAGAGGTCAAGCGGAAACAGCAAGACGTTATGGAAATActtgacgaggaagagatttcGTTTGCAAAGACTCTGGATCGTGGTGAAAGGCAATTCGAACATTATGCTCAGCAAGCTAAGGCTAAGGGAGACGATAAGCTCCACGGTGCTGATGTTTGGAGATTGTATGACACTTTTGGCTTCCCTGTCGACTTGACTCGTATTATGGCAGAGGAACGTGGCCTACGAATTGACGATACTGAGTTCGAGGAGGCTCGCTCAAGAGCTAAGGAAGCAAGTAAAGGACAGAAAAAAGCTGCCGCCGACACCGTCAAACTGGATGTTCACGATCTTGGAAAATTGGAGAAAATGAATGACGTTCCCAAAACGAACGACTCGGCCAAATTCGATAGAGGGAACATTACTGCCCAGGTCAAGGCGATCTACCATGGAAAATCCTTCCATCTTTCAACGGAGCAGATACCCGAGGGTGACCAACTTGGGCTTATACTCGATCGCACGAATTTCTATGCCGAGCAAGGCGGACAGGAAAATGACACAGGTAGAATTGTCATTGACGGACAGGCTGAGCTTGAAGTTGGCGATGTCCAGCTTTATGCTGGTTATGTCCTTCATACTGGCTTCATGAAGTATGGTTCTCTGTCTGTTGGTGATGAAGTCATTTGTGAATACGACGAACTTCGTCGGTGGCCCATCAGAAATAACCACACAGGCACGCATATTCTTAATTTCGCGCTGAAAGAGGTACTGGGAGATGGTGTGGAGCAGAAGGGCTCActtgttgctgctgagaAGCTTAGGTTTGATTTTTCTCATAAATCTCCGGTCACAGATAAAGACCTGGAAAGGATTGAGGATATATCGACCGAGTATATTCGCCAGAATTGCGCCGTCTACTCGCAGGAGGTTCCTCTCGCAACTGCCCGACAGATCTCAGGAGTTAGAGCCGTGTTCGGTGAGACCTATCCAGATCCTGTTCGTGTTGTGTCTGTAGGcgtggagctggaggagatccTCAAGAATGTTAAGGACCCTCGTTGGGAAAAAGTTAGTATTGAGTTCTGTGGCGGAACTCATGTGCAAAAGACAGGCGACATTAAGGAGCTCGTTATTCTGGAAGAGAGCGGCATTGCCAAAGGCATCCGCAGAATTATTGCAGTTACCGGAGAGGATGCTCATGAAGTGCAGCGCGTCGCTCTGGGATTCGAGAAGCGTTTGGACCGTCTTGAAGCAATGGCCCTAGGTCCTGAGAAAGAACAGGATGCCAAGCAAATTCAAGTCGACCTTAGCCAGTTATTAATCTCAGCAGTTCAAAAATCGAGGTTCCGTGAACGTTTTGCACATATCAACAAGCAAATCATTGATTCGCAAAAAGCGCAGCAAAAGCTTGAATCGAAGAAGGCGCTCGAGGCAATTACTTCATACTTCGAAAACCCTGAGAACAAAGACAAGTCGTGGCTTGTTGCTAGGCTTCCAATTTCAGCAAATGCAAAAGCTGTTAGCGAATCCCTGAACCACGTGAAGTCGAAGCTACAGGATAAAACGGTTTACGTCTTGGCCGCGGACTCTAACCAAGGTCGTGTCGTCCACGGCTGCTATATGTCAAAG GCAATAAGCGATCAGGGAGCTTCCGCTAGCGATTGGGCGGCTATTGTTTCTACTGCGGTTGGTGGAAAGGCTGGTGGCAAAGGGCCCACGTCTATTGGCAATGGTACTAACCCAGACAAAACTGACGAAGCTATTGCCTTGGCTTCTGATTATCTTAGCAAGTTTAAGCTTTAA
- a CDS encoding U-snRNP-associated cyclophilin type peptidyl-prolyl cis-trans isomerase (peptidyl-prolyl cis-trans isomerase, putative): MDSQVTSSAKTPNPVVFFDITLGGESLGRIKMELFTSITPRTAENFRQFCTGESKSPQGRPQGYKNSKFHRVIKDFMIQGGDFVNGDGTGSRTIYGTPRFQDENFILKHDQPGLLSMANSGPNTNGCQFFITTTATPFLNNKHVVFGQVVEGMDVVRMIENTRTTRDKPNQDVTIIQCGEM; the protein is encoded by the exons ATGGATAGCCAAGTTACGAGCTCAGCTAAGACACCCAACCCTGTTGTCTTTTTTGACATCACTCTAGGTG GGGAGTCACTGGGACGTATCAAGATGGAACTCTTCACCAGTATAACGCCACGAACAGCAGAAAATTTTCGCCAGTTCTGCACAGGAGAAAGCAAAAGTCCCCAAGGACGGCCACAAGGATATAAGAATAGCAAATTTCATAGAGTT ATCAAGGATTTCATGATACAGGGTGGTGACTTCGTCAATGGCGATGGCACAGGTTCTCGTACCATCTATGGCACTCCACGATTTCAAGATGAAAATTTCATTTTGAAGCATGATCAACCAGGGCTACTAAGCATGGCA AATTCTGGACCCAACACAAACGGTTGCCAATTCTTCATTACAACGACTGCGACACCGTTCCTAAATAATAAACACGTGGTGTTTGGACAAGTAGTGGAAGGAATGGACGTTGTGCGAATGATTGAAAACACTCGTACAACTAGGGATAAACCTAATCAAGACGTGACCATCATTCAGTGCGGGGAGATGTGA